A single window of Desulfovibrio sp. G11 DNA harbors:
- a CDS encoding nine-heme cytochrome c codes for MRNGTSLLLLAAIALAGAACLTAMGGTAKAAALEPTDSGAPSAIVMFPVGEKPNPKGAAMKPVVFNHLIHEKKIDNCETCHHTGDPVSCSTCHTVEGKAEGNYITLDRAMHATNIAKRAKGNTPVSCVSCHEQQTKERRECAGCHAIVTPKRDEAWCATCHNITPSMTPEQMQKGINGTLLPGDNEALAAETVLAQKTVEPVSPMLAPYKVVIDALADKYEPSNFTHRRHLTSLMERIKDDKLAQAFHNKPEILCATCHHRSPLSLTPPKCGSCHTKEIDKANPGRPNLMAAYHLQCMGCHKGMDVARPRDTDCTTCHKAAPKSAD; via the coding sequence ATGAGGAACGGCACATCACTGCTTCTGCTGGCGGCTATAGCCCTGGCTGGCGCGGCGTGTCTCACGGCGATGGGAGGCACGGCCAAGGCCGCAGCCCTGGAGCCAACAGACAGCGGCGCGCCATCGGCTATAGTCATGTTTCCGGTCGGCGAAAAGCCCAATCCCAAGGGCGCGGCCATGAAACCCGTGGTTTTCAACCATCTTATCCACGAAAAGAAGATTGACAACTGCGAGACCTGTCACCACACGGGCGATCCGGTGTCCTGTAGCACCTGTCACACGGTAGAAGGCAAGGCCGAGGGCAATTACATCACCCTTGACCGCGCCATGCATGCCACCAATATCGCCAAACGCGCCAAGGGCAACACGCCCGTCAGCTGCGTGAGCTGTCACGAACAGCAAACCAAAGAGCGGCGCGAATGCGCGGGTTGTCACGCCATTGTCACGCCCAAGCGTGACGAGGCATGGTGCGCCACCTGCCACAACATCACGCCTTCAATGACGCCCGAACAGATGCAGAAGGGCATTAACGGCACCCTGCTGCCCGGCGATAACGAAGCTCTGGCGGCAGAAACCGTGCTGGCCCAGAAGACCGTTGAGCCTGTTTCCCCCATGCTGGCCCCCTACAAGGTGGTCATTGATGCTCTGGCTGACAAGTACGAGCCGAGCAACTTTACCCACCGCCGCCACCTCACGTCCCTTATGGAAAGAATCAAGGACGACAAGCTGGCCCAGGCTTTCCACAACAAGCCTGAAATCCTGTGCGCTACCTGCCACCACAGAAGCCCGCTTTCCCTTACGCCTCCCAAGTGCGGCAGCTGCCACACCAAGGAGATCGACAAGGCCAATCCCGGTCGTCCCAACCTTATGGCCGCCTACCATCTGCAGTGCATGGGTTGC
- the coaD gene encoding pantetheine-phosphate adenylyltransferase, with the protein MRVAMYPGTFDPLTNGHLSLIRRGCEVFDQIIVAVADNTPKRPLFSHEERVNMAREALKDEPRARVEPFSGLTVEYAAQRGACALLRGLRAASDFEYEFQLALMNRRLQRHIQTVFLMTDYQWLFISSTIVKAAASHGADIKGLVPENVRLALLEKYEKGEVAKGTPCLAPPHGGFRTS; encoded by the coding sequence ATGAGAGTAGCCATGTACCCCGGCACCTTCGACCCGCTGACCAATGGTCATCTCAGCCTTATCCGGCGCGGGTGCGAAGTTTTTGACCAGATTATCGTGGCCGTGGCCGACAATACGCCCAAGCGCCCCCTGTTCAGCCACGAAGAACGTGTGAACATGGCCCGCGAGGCCCTCAAAGACGAGCCGCGCGCCCGGGTGGAACCGTTTTCTGGTCTGACGGTGGAATACGCCGCTCAGCGCGGGGCCTGCGCCCTGCTGCGCGGGCTGCGCGCCGCCTCTGATTTTGAATATGAATTCCAGCTGGCCCTCATGAACCGCCGCTTGCAACGCCACATCCAGACGGTTTTTCTCATGACCGACTATCAGTGGCTGTTCATAAGCTCCACCATCGTCAAGGCCGCTGCCAGCCACGGTGCAGACATCAAGGGCCTTGTACCCGAAAACGTGCGCCTGGCCCTTCTGGAAAAATACGAAAAAGGCGAGGTCGCCAAGGGCACCCCATGCCTTGCTCCGCCACACGGCGGATTCCGCACCTCCTGA
- the miaA gene encoding tRNA (adenosine(37)-N6)-dimethylallyltransferase MiaA, with the protein MPSNSIFGGAAQAAPPSEALPVICLAGPTGSGKTAAALAVAEALGGEVINADSRQVYADFPRITAQPSAEELACCPHHLYGFLPTAQKISAGRWAAQAQATARQILSRGKIPLLVGGTGLYFQTLLHGTAEIPPVDPALTAALTARLEDVGSQAMHAELARVDPDYATRIHPNDRQRIVRALEVHAATGKPFTWWHKHAMSRPPCNGPLLVLDAPLPWLEPRLARRLDMMLESGAMDEAAAALRNCDDDDAPGWTGIGCAEALAFLRGRLGFDACRDLWLRNTRAYAKRQLTWFRARPEAVWLPPDNVDAVVKAAGVRLPAGV; encoded by the coding sequence ATGCCAAGCAACAGCATCTTCGGCGGGGCGGCACAGGCCGCTCCGCCATCCGAAGCACTGCCCGTCATCTGTCTTGCCGGCCCTACAGGCTCAGGTAAAACAGCCGCAGCCCTTGCCGTGGCCGAGGCTCTTGGCGGTGAAGTCATCAATGCGGACTCGCGCCAGGTATATGCCGATTTTCCCCGCATCACGGCTCAACCCTCTGCCGAGGAACTGGCCTGCTGCCCGCACCATCTGTATGGCTTTCTGCCCACAGCGCAAAAAATCAGTGCCGGGCGATGGGCTGCGCAGGCCCAGGCCACAGCGCGGCAGATTCTTTCAAGAGGCAAAATCCCCCTGCTGGTGGGCGGCACGGGGCTTTACTTCCAGACCCTGCTGCACGGCACGGCCGAAATCCCCCCGGTGGATCCGGCCCTCACCGCGGCCCTCACCGCCCGCCTGGAAGACGTCGGTTCGCAGGCCATGCACGCCGAACTGGCCCGCGTGGACCCGGACTACGCAACCCGCATACATCCTAACGACAGGCAGCGCATCGTGCGCGCCCTTGAGGTGCATGCGGCCACAGGCAAGCCCTTCACCTGGTGGCACAAGCACGCCATGAGCCGCCCGCCCTGCAACGGACCGCTGCTTGTGCTGGATGCCCCCCTGCCCTGGCTGGAGCCGCGCCTTGCCCGCCGTCTGGACATGATGCTTGAATCCGGCGCTATGGATGAAGCTGCAGCAGCACTCAGGAATTGTGATGATGACGATGCCCCCGGCTGGACGGGCATCGGCTGCGCAGAGGCCCTCGCCTTTCTGCGGGGCCGCCTGGGTTTTGACGCATGCCGCGATCTCTGGCTGCGCAACACGCGGGCGTACGCCAAGCGCCAGCTCACCTGGTTTCGCGCGCGGCCCGAGGCCGTGTGGCTGCCCCCCGACAATGTGGATGCCGTAGTCAAGGCCGCGGGGGTGCGCCTGCCAGCGGGGGTGTGA
- a CDS encoding carbonic anhydrase — protein sequence MIPRPCRGMRPPLYGPCRLSAEDGIHGVRLPPEWLWNEGLRNPNGGSLMKNVESLLQGNELFQKNYFRKNESQLLDLVSSGQHPKALFIGCADSRVIPSLITNAPPGQLFVLRNVGNFVAPYKPDEDYHATASGIEYAVTTLNISEIIICGHTHCGAIEALYKDINGKQLIHTKKWLSLGKKAKDLALLALGKNADREKLLRLTEKLSIIFQIENLLTYPYVRRKVNKGTLHIHGWLYHIESGEMEYYDPDEHEFLTLNK from the coding sequence ATGATACCCCGGCCCTGCCGGGGAATGCGCCCCCCCCTTTACGGGCCGTGCCGTCTTTCCGCAGAGGACGGCATCCACGGGGTGCGCCTGCCGCCTGAATGGCTGTGGAATGAAGGGCTGCGTAACCCCAACGGAGGATCGTTGATGAAGAATGTTGAAAGCCTGTTACAGGGCAACGAGCTGTTTCAGAAAAATTATTTCAGAAAAAATGAATCCCAGCTTCTGGATCTGGTCAGCAGCGGGCAGCACCCCAAGGCGCTTTTTATCGGTTGCGCCGACTCCCGGGTTATTCCCTCCCTCATAACCAACGCGCCTCCGGGGCAGCTTTTTGTCTTGCGCAATGTGGGCAACTTTGTAGCTCCCTATAAGCCGGACGAAGATTATCACGCGACGGCTTCCGGCATTGAATACGCGGTCACCACGCTGAACATCTCGGAAATAATCATCTGCGGGCATACCCACTGTGGCGCCATTGAGGCGCTGTACAAAGACATCAACGGCAAGCAGCTTATCCATACGAAAAAATGGCTGTCCCTCGGCAAGAAAGCCAAGGACCTTGCCCTGCTGGCCCTGGGCAAAAATGCCGACAGGGAAAAACTGCTGCGCCTGACCGAAAAACTTTCCATCATATTCCAGATCGAAAACCTGCTCACCTATCCCTATGTCAGACGCAAGGTAAACAAGGGTACGCTGCATATCCACGGCTGGCTCTATCACATCGAGTCCGGCGAAATGGAATATTACGATCCTGATGAACACGAGTTTCTTACACTGAACAAGTGA